CAGCAATTTTGGCCTCAGCACCATCCAGAGTCAGCGAAGTGGCGGAAACGGTTTGTGCGAAGCTCGCAGCAGACATCAATGAAAGAGCGGCGGCAGCAGCGATAGTCAGTGTTTTGATAGTTTTCATGGTCATAATCCTTTAGGTGTTTGTTGTGAAGGCTGTGTGCCTTCGATGGAAACAATGATAACCAATGAAACTATTATCAGATTAACTATTAGTGCGATCACAGTTAATTACCTAACTATCACTCACCCAATTCCAGCCCGACAATCACTTTATGGACTTCGGCAGCCTCGGCGGCAGCTAGCGGTCGCAACGGCCGCGGCAGACAATCCATCTCTGCCAGTCCCAAATTGCTTGCTGCGGCGGCGATGACGCGAAGACTTCCGCCGTGCCTGGTAAACAGCGCCCAAAGCGGTGCCAGACGTTGTGCCTGTGCGGCAACGCTAGCAAAATCTCCCGCCATTGCCGCATCAGTGATGGCTTTAGCGGTGCGCGGGAACAGTCCGCCACACACCGAATACCACAGGTCGCAACCGGCGATCAGCCCTGCACCCGCGAACGCATCGCCGCTCACGCCAATCGAGACGCGTGCTGGGAAGTCTGCACGCAATGCCTGTACCCGCTCCGTGGCGGCTGCAATATCCGCAGGTACGCCGGGGATTTTGATGGAAGCAATATGTGGCAGCGTGGCGATGCGGGCATGTAACGCATCAGAGAAAACAGTGTGGGTCGTACCGGGATTATCGTAAACGCAGATCGGCAGTGACACATGCCGCGAGACATCCTGATAAAAGCCAAACACCTCTTCATCATTCAATTTTTGATACGAAACGGCCGGTAGTAATAAGGCACTCGCGCCAGCCTGCTGCGCATCATCGGCCAGCCGCAGCACCTCATCAGTACTTATTGCGCCAATACTTACCATCACCGGAATGTTATCCGCATGCTGAACGGCCAGGGTAGCAATGCGCTTGCGCTGTTCACGCGTAAAATAGGCGTAGCTGCCGGTGGAACCTAATATGCCAAGCGAATCTACTTGAGCATCAGTTAGCCTTTTGAGGATGTTAAGAAAAGCTTTTTCGTCGATACCAGAAGCATTCAGCGGAGTCAGAGGAAACGCACTTAAACCTTTAAACATAACCAGCGCCTTATTAAGAGATAACAGTGAACAGAATCTTTTCCTGCTTGGTTATAAGCCATGAGAAACAAAAATGCCCTCTTACGAGGGCATAATTAACGCTGCAACCACAATCTTATTTCAGTGAGATACGCGCAATCTGATCCTGGCCTTTAGTGGAGGAGTCTTTATTGAACTCCGCTTTCAGCGTGACATACAAAGTATTGTTGTCCGGACCAATCAGCAGGCTATTTGGATGGTTATCAAACGACCAGCTGTTTTTCACCGCATAGGTGGTGGCATCCAGCTGCAGCACTTTCTTCGATTCGCGCTGGCTAATGTAGATCTCATTACGCTTAGCATTAAACTTGATGCCCAGCGCATCACCTTCGATGCGTTTAATCACTTTGCCAGTACGCTCATCGAATACCAGCGTGGTCTTGCCTTTCGAATCATCGGTAACAAACAGTCGACCGGTGTCCGGGTCTTCCGCCATGTTCAGGAACAGGTACTCTTTGCCATCGCCCGCAGTCCAGCGTTTTTCAATCTTATGCGTACGTGGATTGATCACCAAAATCTCACCTGCACCGTTGGTGGCATAAATACGCTCCGTCAGCGGTGAATAGATGATACCGGTTACCCATTTGCCCGCATTCTGGATGGTTGCTTTCAGCTTAAAGCTTTTCTCGTCAACCACGGAGATATAACCGGGATCCGCCACGCGGCCGACATATAACTCGTTACCGTGCCACAGCACTTCACGCGCGCCCGCCGGATAACCTTCTTTATCTTTCTTACCTGGGAAGACTAAACGCTGCAAAACCTTCCCCGTTTGCGCGTCCACTTTGGAGAGGGCGCCATCCAGCGAGTTGGTGGTGTAGAACACGCTGCCTTCTTCATCAATCGCGGTACCGAAGTTTTTCAGATCGGTATGCGTTACCCCTTTGGTCGCCAAAGTGGTGGGATCGAGGCGGTAAATCACGCCGCCGTTGACGTCTTTGAAGCTCTGAGCACTGGCAACATAGAGCGCTTTCGCAGCAGGCGAGTACGCCATTTCATACAGTCCGTCACCCAGCGTGCGTTGGGTCAACGCAGTATCAGCAGGCTTGGCGGCAGCAGCTGGCGCTTCAGCTTTTTTAGCGGGTGCCTGACAAGCGGTCAGGCTGAATGCGGCAACAACCGCTGCAGCAACGGCCGCTTTGCGCGGGCTAAATAACGATTTCATGCTCAACTCCATCAATGGATGAACGGCCCCGTAGCACCTGTGCGCGTACGGAAAACACAAGAAGAATGAGAATCATACGCATTAGCATGAACTTAGCAACTCTTCCGACGCTTTTATCCCCTCCACACGCATTTCATTCCGGGAATAACGCTTTTCCAGACCCGCAAACGTCTTCAGAATTCACCCTACGTGCCAAATAAATGTGAAAACGTTGGCAATTAACGGGTTATTTTCATACATAACCAATTGATATTTATCAAGTACACATATTATTACAATTGCAGAGGAAACCTTCCGAGAATATCTAAAGCAAATGATTATCATTGCCCTTCTCATTTGTGGCTTAACAGCGTTATGCGTGTTTCTCTCCCTGCCCTTGATGGCGGTATTGGAGTAACACTAATGATAAGAACTGGAGCGCAACAGCTTCAAACAACGCTGTTTTTATAGGAAGTTTTATGTCTGGCATCAGGAATACCTTTAGCGTCTCAATACTGGCTATGGCGATACATGCCCTGCTCAACCCAGCCGTGGCACAAGCAGCGGCCTCCAGCAGCAATAGCCAACAGGATTTGGTAGTGGATGCGACAACCAGCGCGGATGAAGACAATGAAAAGCAGGATTACGCCGTAAAAACCACGCGTGCTGGCACAAAATTGTTGCTGACCCCGCGCGATGTTCCGCAATCGCTGAGCGTGGTAACCCAGCAGCGTATGCAAGATCAGAATCTGCAATCGGTGAACGATGTGCTGACCAATGCCACCGGCATTTCCACCAATTTGATCGATAGCGAGCGTTCGGAATACTACTCGCGCGGTTTTAAAATCAGCAATTTCTCTTACGACGGCATTCCAACTTCGGTTAATGACAGCTGGAATTACGGTGATGCCGCATCTGATACCGCCATTTACGATCGCATCGAGATTGTACGCGGTGCCACCGGCTTAATGACCGGTGCGGGCAGCCCCGCAGCATCCATCAATATGGTACGCAAGCACGCCGATAGCAAAACCTTCACCGGTTCGATCAGCGCCAGCTACGGCAGTTGGAACAAACAGCGCTACGTCGCCGATCTCTCAGCGCCACTGAATCAGGATGGCAGCTTGCGCGGCCGTGTCGTAACCGGTTACAGCGATGAAGATGGCTGGCTCGACCGCTACCACAAAACAAAAAAATTCCTCTATGGCGTGCTTGATGCGGATATCACCGAGCACACCACCCTGTCGCTGGGCTACGACTATGAAGACGCCAACACCGGAAATCCGACATGGGGTGGCTTACCCATGTTCTATAGCAATAACGCCACCACACATTACGATCGTAGCCTTAACTCCGCGGCTAACTGGGCGCGTTATAACACCAACTCCCGCAAAGTGTTCGCCGATATCGACCATAACTTCGATAACGGCTGGAATATCCACGTTAACAGCACACACGCGGAGAACACGTTCAACGATAAGTTGTTATATGTGATGGGCAATGCCGATCAGGATACGGGTGAAGGCACCACCGGCTACGGCAGCATGGATCGTGGCAAACGCCAGATGGACTCTTTCGACGGTTATGCCAGCGGCCCGATTGAACTGTTAGGTCGTCAGCATCAGTTAATGGCGGGCGTCAGCTATAGCCGCCAGCACAACGCGACATATAGCCAGGATGGCGTCACGGATCTGGAAAACTACGATATCGCCACCAGCGATATGGGGATCTTCAATAACAGCTGGAACGGCAACATTGCCGAACCGCAGTGGCAAGGCTGGTATCAGAACGCTAATGACACTATCCGCCAGAAATCGGCCTACACCGCCGCGCGTTTCTCGCTGGCCGATCCGCTTTCGCTGATTATTGGTGCGCGTTACACGCAGTGGAGCACCAATGGCAGCAGCGGCGACATGACCAAAAGCAACACTACGCCGTATGCGGGTTTGGTGTATGACATTAATGATACCTGGTCCGCTTACGGCAGCTACACCTCCATCTTCCTGCCGCAAACCTATCGCGACACCAGCGGCAAATATCTGTCACCGGTTACCGGTAAAAGCTATGAAACCGGGCTGAAATCTGCCTGGTATGATGGTCGATTAACGGCGACGGTTGCAGTGTTCCGCATTGAACAGGATAACGTTGGGCAGGCAATTGATGGTGTTTATCTTAGCGGCAGCGAGCAGGCATACGCGCCGGCCAAAGGGGCGGTCAGTAAAGGTGCGGAGTTTGAGCTGAATGGAGCGCTAACGGATAATCTGCAGCTGACTTTCGGTGCCACACGCTATGTCGCTCGGGATAAAGAGGGTCGCTTCAACAGCTACCAGCCGCAAACGTCTTTCAAGCTGTTTACGCGTTATCAACTGCCAATGCTGCCCGATCTAACGGTTGGCGGGGGGCTGAACTGGCAAAATCGCGTGTTTGAAGACGCGACCAATGCCACTGGTGATACCGTGCGCGTTTATCAAGGTAGCTATCCGCTGGCATCCTTGTTTGCGCGTTATCAGGTTACTAAGCAGGTGACAGTGCAGGCTAACGTAGATAACCTCTTTGACCGCGAATATTACAGCTACATGAACAGCTACGTATATGGCGCACCGCGTAGCTTCTCAATGAGCCTGTCATATCAATTCTAATCTATCCGGATCACCCAACAAGGTAAGGTGCGCATTTATGCGCACCTCCAATCAAACCTTGTTTTTATAATTGAAACTGATCTGTGAATTTTGTTCTTTCGGCAAACGTCGTGCCTCCAAATAAACCGATTTCCAATACGGGTTATTTAGCGATGAGCGCATCACGCCCTGGCTTACAGAGGCGTGCAGGAACTGATGATCGGTGTCATAAAAGCCAACGTGCAACTCACGTTTAATGCGGAAGAAGACTAAGTCACCCGGCTGCAAATGCGCCTGATCCACCGGCTTGCCCATGGCAATTAACTCTTTGGTGGTGACACGATCCATGGGAATATTGAAGCGATCTTTCAGCGTGCGCCAGACAAATCCTGAACAATCCACGCCGGTTAATTGCGTGCCGCCCCACTGATATTTTGTCCCTTCCCATGAATGCATTTGATCGTGCAGCGCTGCAATTACCGGAATCAAATCGGGCTGCTTGCCACCCTCGGCCGAAGTATCAACGCTCTCCTCAGCAGGCGCGTGTGAAGACTTAGATGAACAACCTGCCAGAGTAAAGAGAAACAGGCAGGCGATAACTTTGCAGGCAGCAGAATTGATCATGTGATGGTGTTTTCGCTGAGGAGACAGGGGTTAGAGATTTATACCGTAAAGAAGTTGCAGAAATAAATAGCCGCGCGGCGAAATCTTTTAATTACCGCTTGGTTTTACCTAAGTTTACGCTTCGGTAACATCTTGTATTTGAGTTAAAAATCTATTTTCCTTAGCGCTAATTTTTTGTGCAGGAGAATATTTACCCCTCCTGCACAGAATGTCATCAATTTCGCCTTACAGCTGTAAGTTTAATACTTGCCGGAGAAGTTGGCGCTTATACGCTGCGCCAGATAATCCCGGGCGGAAATAGGCGGATACTTTTTCTCCGGTCCTTCGATAATCACATCCTCATTAGCCTGACAGAAAAACGCCAGGCTATAGCGTGCCGGGACAGATTCGCCAGGTAATGGATTACTGACGCGATGGAAATTGGACGGCAATTTATCATCGCTCCAGCGCATCAGCATATCGCCGACATTACAGGTAATAACGCCTTCCAGCGGCTCGATGGGCGTCCACACCTGCTCTTCCATCTCTTTACCTGGACACACCTGTAAACCGCCCTGCCCATCGCGCTGGAACAGCAAAGTCAGGCAATCAAAATCGGTATGCGCACCGGCACGCCACGGCCCATCAGGTTCGCCGCTAATGGCAAAGTAGTGCAGCATGCGCAACGTACTTTGATAGGTTTCACGTGAAGGTTCGTGCGCCTGAGCAAAGAAATCGTCCGGGAAGCCCAGCTTAAGCGCGAAACAGGAAAGCAAACGCATCCCCACTTCCCAGCACTGGCGTTCAAATTTCAGCACGTCGCGTTGAAAATCCGGTAAGGCATCATCAGGCCACAGATCTGCCATACGCGGCCGCGTTATCTGATACGACTCTTTTTGATCGGGTTTACCGGTGGAAGGACGGATTTGCGCCCGGTATTCCCAGCCCGCGTTACGGCTTAACGGATAACGTGCTTTCTCACGTTGCGGCAGTGCAAAAAAGCGCTCAGCGTTAGCAAAGGCAGCGTTGATATCGTCTAGCGGAATGCCGTGGCCGGAAACCTGGAAAAAACCGATCTCCGTGGCGGCTTGCCACAGCTGCTCGGCTATTTCGGGTTTACGCTGTTCAAAATCAGAGAGATCGATGATGCGCACATCGCGTGCTGCCTCAACGCCGCGCGCGCCCATGCGCGATTCTTTAGCCAGTTCATGCATGTCAAAAGTGGTCTTTTCCATTGGTTCACCTCGTTATTGAGCGATAACGGATGACACGCCCGCAGCGTGGCAGTCATCCCCGCGCCTGTTTGCTTTACTACAACAGGCGATCGAGCAATGACCCACCGGGTAAAACCACGGCTGACAGCTTCTACTCATGTTCACTCAAGCAAAGCCTGTGCCAGCTCGGTGAACCACGCAGAATCAATAGGTTAAACAAAGTGGCATGCCCATCGTGCACAAAGGCGGTGCAACACCCGCCAGGATGCATCCTGAATGAGCAGCGCTTGAGAGAAATGTGACAGAGGAGTTAATAAAATATGCGTATATTCAAATCGTTACATAAATGGCATGCGCTTTGCTAATTCCACACTGAGTATAAGCGGTCAGCGTGACACCAGATTCACGCAGGACATTGCTCTACAGCGTTAGCTGTACCTCGTCAGGGGACGATGCTTTTATTACCGGCATCGTGAGCACGCCATGCGCCGCTGCGCCCCTGATGATGACGACAAACTCAACGTTTATTGGGGGTTATTATGACAATGTCACGTTTCCGTTTCTCTTTACTCGCTGTGCTGCTCGGCACTTCTGCGCTGACGCACGCCGCAGACAAACTGGTGTTGCAAACCACCTGGGTCGCACAAGCCGAGCAAGGCGGCTATTACCAGGCGGTCGCTACCGGCATCTACAAAAAATATGGGCTGGATGTCGAAGTACGTTCAGGTGGGCCACAGCTCAATAACATGACGCTGCTGTTAGCGAATCGCGCCGATGTGATCGTCAGCTACGACCTGCAAGTGTTGCAGGGCATCGAACGCAATTTTCCGTTAAAAGCCATCGCTGCGCCCTTTCAGTTTGATCCCCAAGGCATTGTTACCCACGGCGATGTGAAATCATTGGCTCAGCTCAAGGGCAAAACCGTGCTGGTATCAGCCAGCGGGCAAGCCAGCTGGTGGCCGTGGTTGAAAAGCAAATATCAGCTGCAGGATGGTCAGGCGCGTCCTTACACCTTCAACATGCAACCTTTCCTTGCTGATAAAAATACTGCGCAACAGGCTTACGCCACTTCCGAAGTGCAACAGATCAAAGAAGTGCAGCCCAACAGTAAATTTTATCTGTTTGCCGATTATGGCTATCCGGCCTACGGCGGCATTCTGGTTACGCGCGATGATTTACTGCAAAAAGAGCCGGATGTGATGAAACGCTTTGTTGCGGCTTCGATGGAAGGCTGGAAATCCTATCTCGCTAATCCGACAGCAGGCAATACGCTGATCAAAAAAGAGAACACACAAATGACCGACGCCATTCTGGCTTTCGGCGTATCACAAATGAAGGCTTTGCACCTGATAGACGGCGGCGATGCAGCGACACAGGGCCTAGGCGTGATGACCGAGCAACGCTGGCAGGCCACGCGTGATTTTATGGTCAACGCGGGATTGCTGAAAGCCGCCACCGATTGGCAACGTGCTTTCACCACCCAGTTCACTCCATCCGCTACGCAGTGAGGCCGCGATGAACCCACTGTTAATTAAACACTGCGCCGCGATTATGACCGGGGATAAACACCAGCCACGCAGCCAGGCACGCGATATACGTATTCGTGACGGCCTGATCGTCGAAATGGGCGATCTCATCGCGACAGCAGATGAAACGGTCATTG
The sequence above is a segment of the Candidatus Pantoea floridensis genome. Coding sequences within it:
- a CDS encoding dihydrodipicolinate synthase family protein is translated as MFKGLSAFPLTPLNASGIDEKAFLNILKRLTDAQVDSLGILGSTGSYAYFTREQRKRIATLAVQHADNIPVMVSIGAISTDEVLRLADDAQQAGASALLLPAVSYQKLNDEEVFGFYQDVSRHVSLPICVYDNPGTTHTVFSDALHARIATLPHIASIKIPGVPADIAAATERVQALRADFPARVSIGVSGDAFAGAGLIAGCDLWYSVCGGLFPRTAKAITDAAMAGDFASVAAQAQRLAPLWALFTRHGGSLRVIAAAASNLGLAEMDCLPRPLRPLAAAEAAEVHKVIVGLELGE
- a CDS encoding YncE family protein, whose amino-acid sequence is MKSLFSPRKAAVAAAVVAAFSLTACQAPAKKAEAPAAAAKPADTALTQRTLGDGLYEMAYSPAAKALYVASAQSFKDVNGGVIYRLDPTTLATKGVTHTDLKNFGTAIDEEGSVFYTTNSLDGALSKVDAQTGKVLQRLVFPGKKDKEGYPAGAREVLWHGNELYVGRVADPGYISVVDEKSFKLKATIQNAGKWVTGIIYSPLTERIYATNGAGEILVINPRTHKIEKRWTAGDGKEYLFLNMAEDPDTGRLFVTDDSKGKTTLVFDERTGKVIKRIEGDALGIKFNAKRNEIYISQRESKKVLQLDATTYAVKNSWSFDNHPNSLLIGPDNNTLYVTLKAEFNKDSSTKGQDQIARISLK
- a CDS encoding C40 family peptidase is translated as MINSAACKVIACLFLFTLAGCSSKSSHAPAEESVDTSAEGGKQPDLIPVIAALHDQMHSWEGTKYQWGGTQLTGVDCSGFVWRTLKDRFNIPMDRVTTKELIAMGKPVDQAHLQPGDLVFFRIKRELHVGFYDTDHQFLHASVSQGVMRSSLNNPYWKSVYLEARRLPKEQNSQISFNYKNKV
- a CDS encoding YdgH/BhsA/McbA-like domain containing protein; the protein is MKTIKTLTIAAAAALSLMSAASFAQTVSATSLTLDGAEAKIAAQAKQNGEQYRILEASNGNVVHMTAELYK
- a CDS encoding ABC transporter substrate-binding protein, producing the protein MTMSRFRFSLLAVLLGTSALTHAADKLVLQTTWVAQAEQGGYYQAVATGIYKKYGLDVEVRSGGPQLNNMTLLLANRADVIVSYDLQVLQGIERNFPLKAIAAPFQFDPQGIVTHGDVKSLAQLKGKTVLVSASGQASWWPWLKSKYQLQDGQARPYTFNMQPFLADKNTAQQAYATSEVQQIKEVQPNSKFYLFADYGYPAYGGILVTRDDLLQKEPDVMKRFVAASMEGWKSYLANPTAGNTLIKKENTQMTDAILAFGVSQMKALHLIDGGDAATQGLGVMTEQRWQATRDFMVNAGLLKAATDWQRAFTTQFTPSATQ
- a CDS encoding isopenicillin N synthase family dioxygenase, which produces MEKTTFDMHELAKESRMGARGVEAARDVRIIDLSDFEQRKPEIAEQLWQAATEIGFFQVSGHGIPLDDINAAFANAERFFALPQREKARYPLSRNAGWEYRAQIRPSTGKPDQKESYQITRPRMADLWPDDALPDFQRDVLKFERQCWEVGMRLLSCFALKLGFPDDFFAQAHEPSRETYQSTLRMLHYFAISGEPDGPWRAGAHTDFDCLTLLFQRDGQGGLQVCPGKEMEEQVWTPIEPLEGVITCNVGDMLMRWSDDKLPSNFHRVSNPLPGESVPARYSLAFFCQANEDVIIEGPEKKYPPISARDYLAQRISANFSGKY
- the fhuE gene encoding ferric-rhodotorulic acid/ferric-coprogen receptor FhuE translates to MSGIRNTFSVSILAMAIHALLNPAVAQAAASSSNSQQDLVVDATTSADEDNEKQDYAVKTTRAGTKLLLTPRDVPQSLSVVTQQRMQDQNLQSVNDVLTNATGISTNLIDSERSEYYSRGFKISNFSYDGIPTSVNDSWNYGDAASDTAIYDRIEIVRGATGLMTGAGSPAASINMVRKHADSKTFTGSISASYGSWNKQRYVADLSAPLNQDGSLRGRVVTGYSDEDGWLDRYHKTKKFLYGVLDADITEHTTLSLGYDYEDANTGNPTWGGLPMFYSNNATTHYDRSLNSAANWARYNTNSRKVFADIDHNFDNGWNIHVNSTHAENTFNDKLLYVMGNADQDTGEGTTGYGSMDRGKRQMDSFDGYASGPIELLGRQHQLMAGVSYSRQHNATYSQDGVTDLENYDIATSDMGIFNNSWNGNIAEPQWQGWYQNANDTIRQKSAYTAARFSLADPLSLIIGARYTQWSTNGSSGDMTKSNTTPYAGLVYDINDTWSAYGSYTSIFLPQTYRDTSGKYLSPVTGKSYETGLKSAWYDGRLTATVAVFRIEQDNVGQAIDGVYLSGSEQAYAPAKGAVSKGAEFELNGALTDNLQLTFGATRYVARDKEGRFNSYQPQTSFKLFTRYQLPMLPDLTVGGGLNWQNRVFEDATNATGDTVRVYQGSYPLASLFARYQVTKQVTVQANVDNLFDREYYSYMNSYVYGAPRSFSMSLSYQF